From the genome of Ornithobacterium rhinotracheale, one region includes:
- a CDS encoding glycoside hydrolase family 3 N-terminal domain-containing protein translates to MRKLIHSLSLLLLAGLNAQQHTSPLYLNEAQMQWADSLCNHMTLDEKVGQLFMVAAYTNKDLAHEKEIEDLISKEKIGGLIFMQDNAQKQINLVNRYQNLSKYPLLIGMDAEWGLAMRLQNTHKFPWAMTLGAVQNNDLIYQMGQKIAEHLALVGAHFNFAPDIDVNVNPNNPIIGNRSFGSTPKNVAEKGFYYMKGMQDKRILASAKHFPGHGDTDQDSHHTLPSIAHSKARLQAVELAPFKDLIQKGVTAIMVAHLNVPAFEKDPKKPASLSKNIITHLLKEQMGFKGIIITDALNMSGVTKNYPDGESDFIAFEAGNDILLFSQAVAKGKQKIIRAIETGKISEKRLDESVRKILMAKYYAQLQRKQILSGENLIQKLNDNESKILNYQIFENAMTLLKNDKAQLPFSANEKIAWLPLGEENYETLAQNLAQLNIKQIGRNEKDLKKFDKIFISFHVSNASAYASYKISDADRNLIEDLSQKNKVSLAIFGSPYALKNLETQNIKSILVAYQNHPDCQEIVPEILFGKKNTLGKLPVDVKDFPMGAGLNLLGINIE, encoded by the coding sequence ATGAGAAAACTTATACACAGCCTCTCGCTCCTATTGCTTGCAGGGCTAAACGCGCAGCAGCACACCTCTCCCCTCTACTTAAATGAGGCGCAAATGCAGTGGGCCGATAGCCTATGCAATCATATGACACTGGACGAAAAGGTGGGGCAGCTCTTTATGGTGGCGGCTTATACCAATAAGGATTTAGCACACGAAAAGGAGATTGAAGATTTGATTTCCAAAGAAAAAATAGGCGGCCTCATCTTTATGCAGGATAATGCCCAGAAGCAAATAAATCTAGTAAATCGCTACCAAAATTTATCCAAATACCCCCTCCTCATCGGTATGGACGCCGAATGGGGGCTCGCGATGAGGCTCCAAAATACGCATAAATTCCCGTGGGCAATGACACTCGGAGCGGTGCAAAATAATGATTTAATCTACCAAATGGGGCAGAAAATCGCTGAACACCTCGCCTTAGTCGGTGCGCACTTTAACTTTGCCCCCGATATCGATGTAAATGTAAACCCTAATAACCCCATCATCGGGAACCGCTCCTTTGGCTCCACGCCCAAAAATGTAGCTGAAAAAGGTTTTTACTATATGAAAGGGATGCAAGATAAGCGCATTCTAGCCTCCGCCAAGCACTTCCCAGGGCACGGCGATACCGACCAAGATTCGCACCACACACTGCCAAGCATTGCCCATAGCAAAGCCCGCCTCCAAGCCGTGGAGCTTGCGCCCTTTAAGGATTTAATCCAAAAGGGAGTTACGGCCATTATGGTTGCGCACCTCAATGTGCCTGCCTTTGAGAAAGACCCTAAAAAGCCTGCCTCGCTCTCCAAAAACATCATCACCCATTTGCTTAAAGAACAAATGGGATTCAAGGGCATCATCATTACCGATGCACTGAATATGAGCGGCGTTACAAAGAATTACCCAGATGGCGAATCGGATTTTATTGCCTTTGAGGCGGGAAATGATATTCTACTATTTTCGCAAGCTGTGGCTAAGGGAAAGCAAAAAATCATTCGCGCCATAGAAACTGGCAAAATCTCTGAAAAAAGACTTGATGAAAGCGTTCGCAAAATTTTAATGGCAAAATATTATGCACAATTACAGCGCAAACAAATACTTTCGGGCGAAAATTTAATCCAAAAATTAAATGACAATGAAAGCAAAATACTTAATTATCAAATTTTTGAAAATGCAATGACGCTGCTCAAAAACGATAAAGCTCAATTGCCTTTCTCTGCCAATGAGAAAATTGCTTGGTTGCCTTTAGGCGAAGAAAATTACGAAACTTTAGCCCAAAATTTAGCACAATTAAACATTAAGCAAATTGGTAGAAATGAAAAAGATTTAAAGAAATTTGATAAAATCTTTATTTCTTTTCATGTTTCTAATGCCTCTGCATATGCTTCCTACAAAATCAGCGATGCAGACCGCAATTTGATTGAGGATTTAAGCCAAAAAAATAAGGTTTCGCTTGCCATTTTTGGTAGTCCTTATGCACTGAAAAATTTAGAAACACAAAATATCAAAAGCATCTTGGTCGCTTACCAAAATCACCCAGATTGTCAAGAAATTGTGCCAGAAATCCTTTTTGGTAAGAAAAACACACTGGGCAAATTGCCTGTGGATGTAAAAGATTTCCCTATGGGCGCAGGACTTAATTTATTAGGAATCAATATTGAATAA
- the bshA gene encoding N-acetyl-alpha-D-glucosaminyl L-malate synthase BshA, producing MKIGIVCYPTYGGSGIVATELGMEMAKKGHQVHFISYSLPARLDVTIPNITFHQVHIKEYELFHYQPYSLALSTLIVEITERQGLDLLHVHYAIPHAYAAYFAKQILKERGKDLPVITTLHGTDITLVGQHPSYKSAVEFSINQSDAVTTVSESLRKDTYTVFNITKPIEVIPNFIDNELYRYLGECIRSHIASPEEKILIHVSNLRAVKRVTDVVEIFYRVQQKIPTKLIIVGEGPEWDNALHLIQKYNLDDKVKNFGKVKNLNQILCISDLFVLPSAQESFGLAALEAMAAGVPVLSSDVGGIPEVNIDRKTGYVCNMGDVETMAQKAIELLSNDELLAEMKVNAKKRAHDFDIKNILPLYENLYQRVHEEF from the coding sequence ATGAAAATAGGAATCGTCTGTTATCCCACCTATGGTGGGAGCGGAATCGTGGCAACAGAGCTCGGTATGGAAATGGCTAAAAAAGGGCATCAAGTGCATTTCATAAGTTATAGTTTGCCTGCGAGGCTAGATGTTACTATTCCCAACATTACATTTCACCAAGTGCATATTAAGGAGTATGAGCTTTTTCACTACCAGCCGTATTCTCTGGCGCTTAGCACGCTCATTGTAGAAATCACCGAGCGGCAGGGGCTAGATTTGCTACATGTGCATTACGCCATTCCGCACGCATATGCCGCCTATTTTGCCAAGCAAATCCTAAAAGAGCGCGGCAAAGATTTGCCCGTAATCACGACACTGCACGGCACCGACATCACGCTCGTGGGTCAGCACCCATCGTATAAATCCGCGGTGGAATTTAGCATCAATCAATCTGATGCAGTAACCACCGTCTCCGAAAGTTTACGAAAAGACACCTACACGGTATTCAACATCACAAAGCCCATCGAGGTAATTCCCAACTTCATTGATAACGAGCTGTACCGCTACTTAGGCGAATGCATTCGGAGCCACATCGCATCGCCGGAGGAGAAAATTTTAATCCATGTTTCCAACCTTAGAGCCGTAAAACGCGTAACCGATGTGGTAGAGATATTCTACCGCGTGCAGCAAAAAATCCCCACCAAACTCATCATCGTGGGCGAAGGTCCTGAGTGGGACAATGCTCTGCATTTAATCCAGAAATATAATTTGGACGACAAGGTGAAAAACTTTGGAAAAGTGAAAAACCTCAACCAAATTTTATGCATTTCGGATCTTTTTGTATTACCTTCGGCACAAGAAAGTTTTGGATTGGCAGCACTTGAGGCCATGGCTGCTGGCGTGCCTGTTTTAAGCTCCGATGTGGGCGGAATCCCTGAGGTGAATATCGACCGAAAAACGGGCTATGTGTGCAATATGGGCGATGTAGAGACCATGGCACAAAAGGCAATTGAACTTTTGAGCAATGATGAATTGCTTGCCGAAATGAAAGTTAATGCCAAAAAAAGGGCACATGATTTTGATATCAAAAACATACTGCCCCTTTATGAAAATCTTTACCAAAGAGTACACGAGGAATTTTAA
- a CDS encoding chondroitinase family polysaccharide lyase, which yields MNKYSFLAFSALIFGQAGAQSFEGNTLPQDVTTTFKKSMISLSDKYYKDGKQSLLWKWYAPNSIVSFNSPDIAKSVKNFKKRAGVKLWVFNEIPQSTPLVFNFVDAQGQVQYTFDFNLNFTGWRAAWISYSDMWTPDGGKTTEKPIVAMNVISPKNVSNSHIFIDRVSFENYVDRQATPDAQIPENNRHLKRDIWHWGLLHKWEQTPYDLAIPAKISPAQKAQIAQVEKRVKKMYSEKNLSEKESARLSELDQILHISPDGTKGAPLMQKNNVRKGEDVSFIEINDYLDLNSRAYINTKNPKFKNDFIKGVKYMLNQGFAYESGMGTNHHYGYDIKEMFGALWRMEEVLKQENLWNEARKALVFWSGLAETRARVEAKRDELCDSWNTLLTPRLTAALWADTPEEKYRNLKSLSRWISSTLKFTPGTIGGIKIDGTGFHHGGNYPAYSVPGYAGIGEYLNCVEKTDFVLDKPAYDVYKFALKSLVRYTNLRDWGLAAAGRHPFHAVYGGMSKRAVLAFAYAAVSNQELDKELAADFLRLSKGIVPSSEYKKFINLFEKEGVKPSNSPQGFYVFNYASQGIYRYQNYMISLKGFTKNIWGAELYARDNRYGRYQSYGLVQIIGTANKDGVITERASGFAEDGWDWNRAPGVTSIQLPWDILESPFVGSDMLNQPSTFAGSSRLADGKYGMFAMKLGEYDVKNFTPSFKAYKSVFCFGNQLICLGSNISNDNKEYPTQTTLFQQTAKQKFVYSQQKNRNGYMLKDATGTLYYVPKGQDLEIKLREQISPNDKTKKMARGLFYSAVLNHGNAPKAQKYAYTVFLNADELQEKRIRKGKLNYQILRQDEVAHIVKDKPSGVEAYAVFKEFRDDKAKLIKEISEETMVMVQPQNSGVLMSVCNPDLDLGDYNYTTSRESGVTHRRVVLNGNFELAKPNDKVEAKHHAGKTEIKVACQHGIPVEFSLNKR from the coding sequence ATGAATAAATATAGTTTTTTAGCATTTTCTGCACTGATCTTTGGGCAAGCAGGAGCACAAAGTTTTGAAGGAAATACACTTCCACAAGATGTAACTACGACATTTAAAAAATCAATGATTTCGTTGAGTGATAAATATTACAAAGATGGGAAGCAATCACTTTTATGGAAATGGTATGCACCTAACTCGATTGTATCATTCAATAGTCCTGATATAGCCAAAAGCGTCAAAAATTTCAAGAAAAGAGCAGGTGTAAAGCTTTGGGTATTTAACGAAATCCCACAATCTACACCATTGGTTTTCAATTTTGTAGATGCGCAAGGTCAAGTGCAATATACCTTTGATTTTAATCTAAATTTTACGGGGTGGCGTGCTGCATGGATTTCGTATTCAGATATGTGGACACCCGATGGTGGCAAAACAACCGAAAAGCCAATTGTGGCAATGAATGTGATTTCGCCTAAAAATGTATCAAATTCCCATATTTTCATCGATCGTGTAAGTTTTGAAAATTATGTAGACCGCCAAGCGACACCCGATGCACAAATCCCTGAAAACAACCGACATCTAAAGCGAGATATTTGGCATTGGGGATTGTTGCACAAATGGGAGCAAACACCATATGATTTAGCCATTCCAGCTAAGATTTCGCCAGCACAAAAAGCACAAATTGCACAAGTAGAAAAACGCGTGAAAAAGATGTATTCTGAGAAAAATCTTTCTGAAAAAGAAAGTGCAAGACTCTCAGAATTAGACCAAATTTTACACATCTCCCCCGATGGGACAAAAGGTGCCCCTCTAATGCAAAAAAACAATGTGCGCAAAGGTGAAGATGTGAGTTTTATCGAAATCAATGATTATTTAGATTTAAACTCTCGAGCCTATATTAATACCAAAAACCCTAAGTTTAAAAACGATTTCATCAAAGGAGTGAAATACATGCTAAATCAAGGATTTGCCTACGAGAGCGGTATGGGAACCAATCACCATTATGGGTATGATATTAAAGAAATGTTTGGTGCCCTTTGGCGAATGGAAGAGGTGCTAAAACAAGAAAACTTATGGAACGAAGCACGCAAAGCTCTAGTCTTCTGGAGCGGATTGGCAGAAACACGTGCCCGTGTAGAGGCTAAACGAGATGAGCTTTGTGATTCTTGGAACACGCTTCTCACCCCAAGATTGACGGCTGCACTGTGGGCAGATACGCCAGAGGAAAAATACCGAAATTTAAAATCTCTGAGTCGCTGGATTAGTAGCACTTTGAAGTTTACGCCAGGAACGATTGGGGGTATCAAAATCGACGGAACAGGATTTCACCATGGCGGTAATTATCCCGCTTATTCTGTGCCAGGATATGCTGGGATTGGGGAATATTTGAATTGCGTGGAAAAAACCGATTTTGTGCTAGACAAACCTGCGTATGATGTGTATAAATTTGCGCTAAAATCCTTGGTAAGATACACGAATTTAAGAGATTGGGGCTTGGCGGCTGCAGGGCGTCATCCATTTCATGCGGTGTATGGCGGAATGAGCAAAAGAGCTGTATTGGCTTTTGCGTATGCTGCGGTTTCTAATCAAGAATTGGACAAAGAGTTAGCTGCCGATTTTCTCCGTTTAAGCAAAGGAATTGTTCCCTCTTCAGAATATAAGAAATTCATTAATTTATTTGAAAAAGAGGGTGTTAAGCCATCTAATTCGCCTCAAGGATTTTATGTCTTTAATTATGCAAGCCAGGGCATTTATCGTTATCAGAACTATATGATTTCCTTAAAAGGTTTCACGAAAAACATTTGGGGAGCAGAGCTTTATGCTAGAGATAATCGTTATGGGCGTTACCAGAGCTATGGCTTGGTACAAATCATCGGGACAGCCAATAAAGACGGAGTCATCACCGAGCGTGCAAGCGGTTTTGCAGAAGATGGCTGGGATTGGAATCGTGCGCCAGGGGTAACAAGTATTCAGTTGCCATGGGATATTTTGGAATCGCCTTTTGTGGGGAGCGATATGCTCAATCAGCCGAGCACATTTGCAGGTAGCTCTCGCTTGGCAGACGGCAAATACGGAATGTTTGCAATGAAATTGGGCGAATATGATGTTAAGAATTTTACGCCTTCGTTCAAGGCCTATAAATCTGTATTTTGTTTTGGAAATCAGTTAATTTGTTTAGGCTCAAATATTTCAAATGATAATAAGGAATATCCTACGCAGACGACTTTGTTCCAGCAAACAGCCAAACAAAAATTTGTTTATTCTCAGCAGAAAAATCGCAATGGCTACATGCTAAAAGATGCTACAGGAACGCTGTATTATGTGCCAAAAGGGCAAGATTTAGAGATTAAATTAAGAGAACAAATTTCGCCAAATGATAAAACCAAAAAAATGGCAAGAGGCTTATTTTATTCAGCGGTGTTAAATCACGGAAATGCTCCAAAAGCACAAAAATATGCATATACTGTTTTCTTGAATGCCGATGAATTACAAGAAAAGAGAATTAGAAAAGGAAAATTAAATTATCAGATTTTGCGTCAAGATGAGGTGGCACACATTGTAAAGGATAAGCCAAGTGGAGTAGAGGCATATGCGGTTTTTAAAGAATTTAGAGATGATAAGGCTAAGTTAATCAAAGAGATTTCGGAGGAAACGATGGTAATGGTTCAGCCACAAAATTCAGGAGTTTTGATGAGTGTTTGCAATCCAGATTTGGATTTAGGAGATTATAATTACACCACGAGCAGAGAAAGCGGCGTAACGCATAGAAGAGTGGTGCTGAATGGCAATTTTGAATTGGCTAAACCAAACGACAAAGTTGAGGCGAAGCACCATGCAGGGAAAACGGAAATCAAAGTAGCTTGCCAGCACGGGATTCCAGTAGAATTTAGCTTAAATAAAAGATAA
- a CDS encoding alpha-L-fucosidase, translated as MNKKNIILGVASSLFLACSTPNAIKSIAGAPAPYGATPTDLQVKWNQMEYYAFAHFNMNTFTDREWGYGDEDPKKFNPTEFDAEQWARIVKEAGMKGIILTAKHHDGFCLWPSAYTEHSIKNSPYKNGKGDIVKEVADACKKYGLKFGVYLSPWDRNHPQYARAEYVDYFHNQLKELMTNYGDIYEVWFDGANGGDGYYGGARETRKIDSKTYYQWDKVIEIVRKHQPKAIIWGDAVDARWVGNERGIAAETNWSTLDRDSIIPGKDNRRFLVNGIKGGKDWSPAEADVSTRPGWYYHKSQDNQVKTLPHLLDIYYKSVGRNANLLLNIPIDTRGLIHENDEKQLMRLGEKLKEDFANPILKSVQIQATNIRNNNKAFSPQNLLDDKLETYWALDDDKKVGSVVFRFKQPQTFNRFLAQENIRLGQRVEAFSIEAEIDGKWQKIGAGTTIGYKRILRFRPVTATALRFNIESAMATPVIATAQLYYAPTLLTTPRIERNKAGKVSLAADDLAVDIYYLILPENQKEVPLDFDQKAQLYQAPFHLEQGIVVAKSVDTKTKKASDLVSRRFAFAKKDIKIISPKEQDRMQRMLDDNEQSGWTTPAGEAPEITLDLGKSLRVKEFIYTPPAASGAIGVVKKYELLTSPDGVNWTSITSGEFDNIENNPITQNIVFKNALKMRFLKLKALQTLDGKQRLGAAEVGVIVK; from the coding sequence ATGAACAAAAAGAATATAATCCTAGGCGTAGCCAGCAGCCTATTTTTAGCCTGCTCCACGCCCAATGCAATTAAATCAATCGCAGGAGCGCCCGCACCTTATGGCGCCACCCCCACAGATTTACAAGTGAAATGGAACCAAATGGAATATTACGCCTTTGCCCATTTCAATATGAACACCTTTACCGACCGTGAGTGGGGCTATGGCGATGAAGATCCTAAAAAGTTTAATCCCACAGAATTTGACGCAGAGCAGTGGGCGCGCATTGTCAAAGAGGCCGGTATGAAAGGCATTATACTCACCGCCAAGCACCACGATGGATTCTGCCTTTGGCCATCAGCCTACACCGAGCATTCCATCAAAAACTCTCCGTACAAAAACGGAAAAGGCGACATAGTGAAAGAAGTAGCCGATGCGTGCAAAAAATATGGATTAAAATTTGGCGTATACCTCTCGCCGTGGGACAGAAATCACCCACAATACGCTCGCGCCGAGTATGTAGATTACTTCCATAATCAATTAAAGGAATTAATGACCAATTATGGCGATATTTACGAAGTCTGGTTTGATGGCGCCAACGGAGGCGATGGCTACTACGGAGGCGCACGAGAAACACGCAAAATTGATAGCAAAACCTATTATCAATGGGACAAGGTAATCGAAATCGTGCGTAAACACCAGCCTAAAGCTATTATTTGGGGAGATGCCGTAGATGCTAGATGGGTGGGCAACGAGCGCGGAATTGCCGCCGAAACCAATTGGAGTACGCTTGATAGAGACAGCATTATTCCTGGGAAAGACAACAGAAGATTCCTAGTAAATGGGATAAAGGGAGGGAAAGATTGGTCGCCTGCCGAAGCAGATGTTTCCACAAGACCAGGCTGGTATTATCATAAAAGTCAAGACAATCAAGTGAAGACTTTGCCTCATCTTTTAGACATTTATTACAAATCAGTCGGTAGAAATGCCAATTTATTGCTCAACATCCCAATCGATACACGCGGGCTTATCCACGAAAACGATGAAAAGCAACTAATGCGTTTAGGCGAAAAATTAAAAGAAGATTTTGCCAATCCAATTTTAAAATCAGTTCAGATTCAGGCTACAAATATTAGAAACAATAACAAAGCCTTTTCGCCTCAAAACCTTTTAGATGATAAGCTAGAAACCTATTGGGCGCTAGATGATGATAAAAAAGTAGGCTCTGTGGTGTTCAGATTCAAGCAACCGCAGACCTTTAACCGATTCCTTGCCCAAGAAAACATTCGCTTAGGCCAGCGAGTAGAGGCATTCAGCATTGAGGCCGAGATTGATGGTAAATGGCAAAAGATAGGCGCAGGCACCACCATAGGCTACAAGAGAATTCTGCGTTTTAGGCCAGTTACAGCCACCGCCTTGCGTTTCAATATCGAGAGCGCTATGGCAACCCCTGTGATAGCCACCGCGCAGCTATATTACGCCCCCACTTTGCTCACCACGCCACGCATTGAGCGCAATAAAGCAGGCAAAGTAAGCCTTGCCGCAGATGATTTAGCCGTAGACATTTACTACCTAATCCTGCCCGAAAACCAAAAAGAGGTGCCCCTTGATTTTGACCAAAAAGCACAATTATACCAAGCGCCATTTCATTTAGAGCAGGGCATCGTAGTAGCTAAATCCGTGGATACAAAGACCAAGAAAGCAAGCGATTTGGTAAGCCGTCGATTTGCTTTTGCCAAAAAGGACATTAAAATCATCAGCCCCAAAGAGCAAGACCGTATGCAGCGAATGCTCGACGATAACGAGCAAAGTGGCTGGACAACTCCTGCGGGCGAAGCGCCTGAAATCACCCTAGATTTAGGAAAATCTCTGCGCGTAAAGGAATTTATCTATACCCCGCCAGCAGCGAGCGGAGCCATCGGCGTGGTTAAAAAATACGAGCTACTTACCAGCCCTGATGGCGTAAACTGGACAAGCATCACCAGTGGCGAATTCGATAATATTGAAAACAACCCCATTACGCAAAACATCGTGTTTAAAAATGCCTTAAAAATGAGATTTTTAAAATTAAAAGCATTGCAAACACTCGACGGTAAGCAGAGATTAGGTGCCGCAGAAGTAGGCGTTATTGTAAAATAA
- a CDS encoding YhcH/YjgK/YiaL family protein, producing MVLSNLKNSSRYEHLHPAFKKAFDYIKSHDLLHTELGKIELEGEDLFIINSHSDLKPKEEQVLEYHRKYIDIQVLLQGTECIGWKDLDACTDELQAYSAEKDCGLYRDAATSYLELQPGEFVIFYPEDAHAPVIGEGSVRKLVVKVKN from the coding sequence ATGGTTTTATCAAATTTAAAAAACAGCAGCAGGTACGAGCATCTGCACCCCGCCTTTAAAAAGGCATTTGATTACATCAAATCCCACGATTTGCTCCATACAGAATTGGGCAAAATAGAATTAGAGGGCGAAGATTTATTTATCATAAACTCCCATTCCGATTTAAAACCAAAAGAGGAACAAGTACTGGAATATCACAGAAAGTATATCGATATCCAAGTGCTTTTGCAAGGCACGGAGTGCATAGGCTGGAAGGATTTAGATGCCTGTACAGATGAGCTACAAGCCTACTCAGCGGAGAAGGATTGCGGGCTGTATCGTGATGCAGCAACTTCCTATTTAGAGTTACAGCCTGGGGAGTTTGTAATATTCTACCCAGAAGATGCACACGCCCCAGTGATAGGAGAGGGCTCGGTGAGAAAATTAGTAGTCAAAGTAAAAAATTAG